In Shewanella sp. VB17, a single genomic region encodes these proteins:
- a CDS encoding enoyl-CoA hydratase/isomerase family protein, protein MNTQMYKQNVNNNHVVFQTLGTVSGKQIGVVTLNVEKALNSLNLEMVQAMIQQLKAWQLDDDIALVMLDGAGEKGFCAGGDVRAIYDASMNNVGELTQEAVDFFKHEYQLDYLLHSFCKPVMVWGDGIVMGGGLGLMAGASHRVVTERSRIAMPEVSIGLYPDVGGSYFLNRMPGKTGLFLGLTAYNMNAADAKYVGIGNHYLNSDDKEPMLDHMATLPWSSDANVNHDLLTQELVQLEQNVMITISDSQLATEQAMISDLMAGSLSDIVERVSTADFTDSWLARPMETFLSGSPISWHLIFRQATLGTDLSLTEVFTLELGLSVNCCSVGDFSEGVRALLIDKDRQPNWRYQSVTDVPQALIDKMFASPWEENDHPLKVF, encoded by the coding sequence ATGAATACACAAATGTATAAGCAAAATGTCAATAACAACCATGTGGTATTTCAAACATTAGGTACTGTGTCTGGTAAGCAAATTGGTGTCGTTACATTGAACGTTGAAAAGGCGCTAAATTCGCTTAATCTTGAGATGGTTCAAGCGATGATACAGCAATTAAAAGCGTGGCAACTAGACGATGATATCGCGCTTGTTATGCTCGATGGGGCTGGTGAGAAAGGTTTCTGTGCTGGTGGTGATGTCCGTGCTATTTACGACGCATCGATGAACAATGTCGGGGAGTTAACTCAAGAGGCCGTGGATTTTTTCAAACATGAGTACCAACTTGATTACTTGCTGCACAGTTTTTGTAAGCCTGTGATGGTCTGGGGGGACGGTATTGTGATGGGCGGTGGACTTGGTTTAATGGCCGGTGCTAGCCATCGAGTCGTGACAGAGCGCTCTCGTATCGCGATGCCAGAAGTCAGTATTGGACTTTACCCTGATGTAGGTGGCAGCTACTTTTTAAACCGTATGCCAGGGAAAACCGGCTTGTTTCTCGGTTTAACGGCCTACAATATGAATGCTGCAGATGCCAAATATGTGGGGATAGGCAATCATTATCTTAATAGTGATGACAAGGAGCCGATGTTAGATCACATGGCCACTTTACCATGGAGTAGTGATGCAAATGTGAATCATGATCTACTTACTCAAGAACTTGTTCAACTTGAGCAAAATGTCATGATTACCATATCTGACTCTCAATTAGCGACAGAGCAAGCCATGATTTCTGACCTGATGGCGGGATCCTTAAGTGACATTGTTGAACGAGTGAGTACGGCAGATTTTACTGATTCTTGGTTAGCTCGCCCAATGGAGACCTTCTTGTCCGGCAGCCCCATCAGTTGGCATCTCATCTTTCGACAAGCCACGTTAGGTACAGATTTGAGTTTAACCGAGGTGTTTACATTGGAACTTGGTTTGAGTGTTAATTGCTGCTCAGTGGGGGATTTTTCAGAAGGCGTACGGGCGTTACTTATTGATAAAGA
- a CDS encoding enoyl-CoA hydratase encodes MTEITQRLEGNTAILTMNNPPANTWTEKSLQALKNKVAELNDNKDIYALVITGEGEKFFSAGADLSLFADGDKGVAASMANHFGEAFEALSQFRGVSIAAINGYAMGGGLEVALACDIRIAEVQAVMALPEASVGLLPCAGGTQNLTALVGEGWAKRMILCAERLDANKAESLGLVEEVVETGQSLSAAMALAVKVAKQSPSSVAVCKQLINAGRHMPRAHALPLERELFVGLFDTEDQAEGVNAFLDKRSANWKNA; translated from the coding sequence ATGACAGAAATAACACAACGTCTCGAAGGCAATACGGCCATATTGACCATGAACAATCCGCCAGCCAATACGTGGACAGAAAAGAGTTTACAAGCACTAAAAAACAAGGTAGCTGAGCTTAATGATAACAAGGATATTTATGCCTTGGTGATCACCGGAGAAGGGGAAAAATTTTTCTCAGCTGGCGCCGACCTTAGCTTGTTTGCCGATGGCGACAAGGGGGTTGCCGCTTCGATGGCTAATCATTTCGGCGAGGCATTTGAGGCGTTAAGTCAATTTCGCGGTGTCTCTATTGCGGCCATCAACGGCTATGCCATGGGGGGGGGCTTAGAGGTGGCGTTGGCGTGCGATATTCGTATCGCCGAGGTTCAAGCTGTAATGGCTTTGCCTGAAGCCTCTGTGGGGTTATTGCCCTGTGCTGGTGGGACGCAAAATTTAACCGCCTTGGTTGGTGAGGGCTGGGCAAAGCGGATGATTTTATGCGCAGAGCGACTTGATGCTAATAAAGCTGAATCTTTGGGATTGGTTGAAGAGGTCGTTGAGACGGGTCAATCTCTAAGTGCTGCGATGGCATTGGCGGTCAAAGTGGCTAAGCAAAGCCCAAGCAGTGTAGCTGTCTGTAAGCAGCTTATTAACGCTGGACGGCATATGCCTAGGGCACATGCCTTACCACTAGAAAGAGAGCTGTTTGTTGGCTTATTTGATACAGAAGATCAGGCCGAAGGGGTCAATGCTTTTCTGGATAAACGCAGTGCTAATTGGAAAAACGCATAA
- a CDS encoding acyl-CoA dehydrogenase family protein, whose amino-acid sequence MDFNLNDDQRQFADLAQQFARDEFAPFAAQWDIDHHFPKEVIQRAGELGFCSLYSPESEGGMGLSRLDSSIIFEQLSMGCTATTAMLTIHNMATWMVTSFGTKALRSQWSEPLTTGQMLASYCLTEAGAGSDAAALKTKAVKEGGEYVISGTKMFISGAGATELLVVMCRTGEEGAKGISAIAVPADAVGVTYGKAEDKMGWNAQPTREITFTQVRVPLENLLGEEGQGFTFAMKGLDGGRINIATCSIGTAQSALDRATQYMTERKQFGKPIAAFQALQFKLADMATELVAARQLVRLAAFKLDEQDPEATAYCAMAKRFATDVGFQVCDAALQLHGGYGYIREYPLERHVRDVRVHQILEGTNEIMRLIIARRLLNDEAGQIR is encoded by the coding sequence ATGGATTTTAATCTGAATGATGACCAACGTCAGTTTGCCGATTTAGCTCAGCAGTTTGCTCGTGATGAGTTTGCGCCATTTGCCGCGCAGTGGGACATCGATCATCATTTTCCCAAAGAGGTCATTCAGCGCGCGGGAGAGCTAGGTTTTTGCTCTCTTTATTCACCAGAAAGTGAAGGGGGCATGGGCTTGAGTCGTCTCGATTCATCGATTATTTTTGAACAGCTTTCTATGGGGTGTACGGCGACAACAGCCATGTTGACGATTCATAATATGGCGACCTGGATGGTGACCAGTTTTGGAACAAAAGCGTTAAGAAGTCAATGGTCTGAGCCGTTAACGACCGGGCAGATGCTAGCATCTTATTGCTTAACTGAAGCGGGAGCGGGCAGTGATGCTGCCGCGCTGAAGACCAAAGCGGTGAAAGAAGGCGGTGAATACGTTATTTCTGGCACTAAGATGTTTATTTCTGGTGCGGGTGCGACAGAGCTTTTAGTCGTGATGTGCCGAACCGGTGAAGAGGGAGCAAAAGGGATCTCTGCTATTGCAGTTCCTGCAGATGCCGTGGGCGTCACTTACGGTAAAGCCGAAGATAAGATGGGCTGGAACGCTCAGCCTACTCGCGAAATTACGTTTACTCAAGTGCGTGTTCCGCTGGAAAACCTGTTAGGCGAAGAGGGACAAGGTTTTACTTTTGCCATGAAGGGGTTGGATGGAGGCCGCATTAATATTGCGACTTGCTCGATTGGCACAGCGCAGTCAGCCCTCGATCGCGCGACCCAATATATGACAGAGCGTAAGCAATTTGGTAAACCCATTGCGGCGTTTCAAGCCTTGCAATTTAAGTTAGCAGATATGGCCACTGAGCTGGTGGCTGCAAGGCAGTTGGTGCGTTTGGCGGCCTTTAAACTTGATGAACAAGATCCAGAGGCAACAGCCTATTGTGCGATGGCAAAACGCTTTGCTACCGATGTTGGCTTTCAAGTATGCGATGCAGCATTGCAACTGCATGGTGGTTACGGATATATCCGTGAGTACCCTCTGGAACGGCATGTACGTGATGTGCGTGTGCATCAGATTTTAGAGGGAACCAATGAGATTATGCGTTTGATTATTGCGCGTCGTCTACTCAATGACGAAGCGGGACAAATACGTTAA
- a CDS encoding CoA-acylating methylmalonate-semialdehyde dehydrogenase: protein MTTQVKHYIDGQFIEGQGLQKIWVTNPANNQEIAVINAATVSEVERAVASAKQAFRSWKEVPVSERARVMFNYQHLLKAHHDELATILAQETGKTFDDAKGDVWRGIEVAEHACNIATLMMGETVENVARNIDTYSYTQPLGVCAGITPFNFPAMIPLWMFPLSIACGNTFVLKPSEQDPMTPQRLVELFEQAGAPKGVLQLIHGDKVAVDVLLNHKDIKAISFVGSVAVGQYIYKTGTDNLKRVQAFAGAKNHCVIMPDANKQQVINNLVGASVGAAGQRCMALSVAIFVGSAKEWIPALKEAIAKVRPGLWDDKNAAYGPVISPAAKARVLSLIEQGKSEGAECLLDGSTFTVPGFEAGNWIGPTMFTQVTTQMSIYKEEIFGPVLCCMEMDTLEEAIELVNNSPYGNGTSIFTASGAAARKYQHDIEVGQVGINVPIPVPLPFFSFTGWKGSFYGDQHAYGKQAVRFYTETKTITSRWFESQISEAEHPVPNMTIALK, encoded by the coding sequence ATGACAACTCAGGTGAAACACTATATCGATGGCCAGTTTATTGAAGGCCAAGGATTGCAGAAAATTTGGGTGACTAACCCTGCAAACAATCAAGAGATTGCAGTGATCAATGCGGCAACGGTTTCAGAGGTTGAACGTGCAGTAGCCAGTGCTAAACAGGCTTTTAGGAGTTGGAAAGAGGTACCAGTATCTGAACGTGCTAGGGTGATGTTTAATTATCAACATCTACTTAAAGCGCATCATGATGAGCTGGCGACTATCTTGGCGCAGGAAACGGGTAAGACATTTGATGATGCCAAAGGTGATGTATGGCGTGGTATCGAAGTGGCTGAACATGCGTGTAATATTGCGACTTTGATGATGGGTGAAACCGTTGAAAATGTGGCGCGTAATATTGATACCTACAGTTACACTCAACCGCTTGGGGTGTGCGCAGGGATCACTCCCTTTAATTTCCCTGCGATGATCCCACTGTGGATGTTCCCATTGTCCATTGCATGCGGTAATACCTTTGTGCTTAAACCCTCAGAGCAAGATCCCATGACCCCACAACGTCTGGTGGAACTGTTTGAACAAGCAGGTGCGCCTAAAGGTGTACTTCAGCTTATCCACGGCGACAAAGTAGCGGTTGATGTGCTGCTTAATCATAAAGATATCAAAGCGATTTCGTTTGTTGGCTCAGTGGCAGTTGGCCAATATATTTACAAAACTGGCACCGATAATTTGAAGCGAGTACAGGCGTTTGCTGGTGCTAAAAACCATTGCGTTATTATGCCTGATGCCAATAAACAGCAGGTGATTAATAATTTAGTTGGTGCCTCTGTTGGCGCTGCAGGCCAACGTTGTATGGCACTCTCTGTGGCTATTTTTGTCGGTTCAGCGAAAGAGTGGATCCCAGCGCTTAAAGAGGCCATTGCCAAGGTTAGACCAGGTCTTTGGGATGACAAGAACGCGGCTTATGGCCCTGTGATAAGTCCAGCAGCTAAAGCACGAGTATTGTCACTCATTGAGCAAGGTAAATCTGAAGGTGCTGAATGTTTACTCGATGGTTCGACGTTTACCGTCCCGGGTTTTGAGGCTGGAAATTGGATTGGACCGACTATGTTTACTCAGGTCACCACGCAAATGAGTATCTATAAAGAAGAGATTTTTGGACCAGTGCTGTGTTGCATGGAAATGGATACTTTGGAGGAGGCGATTGAACTGGTTAATAATAGTCCTTACGGGAACGGTACCTCTATTTTTACTGCCAGTGGCGCTGCGGCGCGTAAGTATCAGCATGACATTGAGGTTGGTCAAGTGGGCATTAATGTCCCGATCCCAGTGCCCTTACCCTTTTTCTCGTTTACGGGGTGGAAAGGCAGTTTTTACGGTGATCAACATGCCTATGGTAAGCAAGCAGTGCGGTTTTACACTGAAACTAAGACCATTACCTCACGGTGGTTTGAATCGCAGATCTCGGAAGCTGAACATCCAGTGCCCAATATGACCATAGCCTTAAAATAA
- a CDS encoding acetyl-CoA C-acyltransferase gives MNTEELSQDIVIVAAKRTPIGSFQGALSTVSSPQLAAIAIKSLIDKTGISPVVVDEVMMGCVLPAGLGQAPARQAVLGAGLPLSVGTTTVNKVCGSGMKTVMLAHDLIKAGSAEIVIAGGMENMSQAPYLLDKARGGMRMGHGKVIDHMFLDGLEDAYTGAAMGTFAQHTADTFKLTREQMDAFSLSSLEKANKAIATGAFRDEIIPVTVESRRGDTLVDTDEQPGNARPDKIPTLRPAFAKEGTITAANSSSISDGAAALMLMTAQQASKLNLPVLATIKGHATYAQEPSLFTTAPVGAMNRLLDKVNWCIGDVDIFEINEAFAMVTMLAISELGLDATKVNVNGGACALGHPIGCSGARVLVTLIHALHARGAKRGIASLCIGGGEATAMAIEI, from the coding sequence ATGAATACAGAGGAATTAAGCCAAGACATTGTGATAGTCGCCGCTAAACGAACCCCAATCGGGAGTTTTCAAGGTGCTTTGTCGACCGTTTCATCTCCCCAATTGGCAGCCATTGCCATCAAAAGCTTAATAGACAAAACTGGCATATCTCCAGTCGTTGTTGACGAAGTGATGATGGGGTGTGTGCTTCCAGCTGGCTTAGGTCAGGCGCCAGCTCGACAAGCGGTATTAGGTGCGGGGTTACCTCTGTCTGTTGGCACTACAACGGTAAACAAGGTCTGTGGATCAGGCATGAAAACCGTCATGTTGGCTCATGATCTGATTAAAGCAGGCAGCGCAGAGATTGTTATTGCAGGTGGTATGGAAAATATGAGCCAGGCACCTTATTTGTTAGATAAGGCCCGTGGTGGTATGCGAATGGGCCATGGCAAGGTGATTGATCATATGTTCCTTGATGGCCTTGAAGATGCCTATACGGGAGCCGCCATGGGAACGTTTGCACAACATACCGCGGACACGTTTAAACTCACTCGTGAACAGATGGATGCGTTCTCGCTAAGTTCGCTTGAAAAAGCCAATAAAGCGATTGCAACGGGTGCGTTTAGGGATGAGATCATTCCTGTGACTGTTGAAAGTCGCCGCGGTGATACCTTGGTTGATACTGATGAGCAGCCGGGTAATGCTCGTCCAGATAAAATTCCAACATTGCGCCCCGCTTTTGCTAAAGAAGGCACGATTACCGCTGCCAATTCCAGTTCAATTTCTGATGGTGCAGCGGCGCTGATGTTAATGACAGCTCAGCAAGCCAGCAAACTTAATTTACCGGTACTGGCGACAATTAAAGGCCATGCCACTTATGCTCAAGAACCTTCTTTGTTCACTACAGCGCCTGTGGGAGCGATGAATAGGTTACTTGATAAGGTGAATTGGTGTATTGGTGATGTGGATATTTTTGAAATAAATGAAGCGTTTGCCATGGTGACCATGTTAGCTATTTCAGAGCTTGGTCTCGATGCGACTAAGGTGAATGTTAATGGTGGCGCCTGTGCGCTGGGTCATCCCATCGGTTGTTCTGGTGCTCGGGTGTTAGTGACCCTAATCCATGCACTCCATGCGCGTGGTGCAAAGCGAGGTATTGCCTCACTGTGTATCGGTGGTGGAGAAGCAACGGCAATGGCAATAGAGATTTAA
- a CDS encoding immune inhibitor A domain-containing protein: protein MVERTLLPLALVLAGLSSSAIAAEYTPSTYAGAFDIVIADEQKLIQMLQKSGKISQGASIKEAEVALRSYLKIRQQEEALKAVELDEQVSTEFAKNRELKANSKKPRYVKGQQHKTLGRGRGHRPENIELEAYNGMTREGRVLAILMEFPDFPHNSIQPEDSGMYYEDYNQNHYRQILFGDDGWLAPNGFHAHSFRQNYQIQSGGSYSVSGDVAGWYMASQPAAFYGNNIDGDARALVREALTAAAADTTVDLSQFDIEDRYDLDGDGNYWEADGVVDHVMIFHSSVGEEAGGGQVGEDAIWAHRWNLGNVFPIPGSTSNVPNWGGEMAVYDYTIAPIDSAVGVISHEYGHDLGLPDEYDTKYSGRGEPVSAWSLMSAGSWTGKLGGTEPTGFSAYAKEQLQKSMGGNWLQSATVEFDDITDSGVQGLLDQASSKGTNHDAIRVNLPPKESRVTTPVSGSHAYFSGSANDLTNQMSTLVDLTAASSAVAKFKAWYDIESDYDYGYLMVTTAAGNVYVEGNITTNDDPQGINKGNGITGKSNGWIDAEFDLSAFAGQAFNLAFVYESDAGTSNSGLYIDDFSVEADGIELLVANADEPNSEIFTFSGFAADSGINYTDHYYLLEWRTHHGVDSALAYINGKGETLVYEEGMLIWYVDGKYADNWVGIHPGDGFLGIVDADQRTLKWSDGEVASSRYQIHDATFSIDRHEKMFLDLEELYGISLRDNHVKGQRMFNDRKRYIGRDIPDSGRNVTNYGLKIRVINQSEDRSVGAIQIYR, encoded by the coding sequence ATGGTTGAAAGGACGTTGTTACCACTTGCCTTGGTATTAGCTGGATTGTCCAGTAGTGCTATTGCTGCTGAATATACTCCAAGTACCTATGCTGGTGCATTTGATATTGTGATTGCCGATGAGCAAAAATTAATACAGATGCTACAAAAATCGGGCAAGATCTCTCAGGGAGCGTCGATTAAAGAAGCGGAAGTCGCACTGAGAAGTTACTTGAAAATCCGTCAGCAGGAGGAGGCGCTAAAGGCTGTAGAACTCGATGAGCAAGTGAGCACTGAATTTGCTAAAAATAGAGAGCTTAAAGCCAACAGTAAGAAGCCTAGATATGTTAAAGGACAGCAGCATAAAACGTTAGGTAGAGGACGCGGACATCGTCCAGAGAACATAGAATTAGAAGCGTATAATGGCATGACTCGTGAAGGGAGAGTGTTAGCGATCTTAATGGAGTTTCCAGATTTTCCGCATAACTCTATTCAACCTGAAGACTCGGGGATGTATTATGAAGATTACAACCAAAACCATTATCGTCAGATCCTCTTTGGTGATGACGGCTGGTTAGCGCCAAATGGGTTCCATGCTCATTCTTTCAGACAAAACTATCAGATCCAATCAGGGGGAAGCTACTCAGTCTCCGGTGATGTGGCTGGCTGGTATATGGCAAGTCAACCTGCAGCTTTTTATGGTAATAATATCGATGGCGATGCAAGAGCCTTAGTACGTGAGGCATTAACAGCAGCGGCTGCAGACACGACTGTCGATCTTTCTCAGTTTGATATTGAAGATCGATATGATCTTGATGGGGACGGTAATTATTGGGAAGCTGATGGGGTGGTCGATCACGTCATGATTTTCCATTCAAGTGTGGGTGAAGAAGCAGGAGGTGGTCAGGTTGGAGAAGATGCTATCTGGGCTCACCGTTGGAATTTAGGTAATGTTTTTCCAATACCAGGTTCTACGTCAAATGTACCTAATTGGGGCGGAGAAATGGCGGTGTATGATTACACCATCGCGCCCATTGATAGCGCGGTTGGTGTGATAAGTCATGAATATGGTCATGATTTAGGTTTGCCCGATGAATATGATACTAAATATAGTGGGCGAGGAGAGCCTGTTTCCGCGTGGTCATTAATGTCAGCCGGGAGCTGGACTGGAAAATTAGGCGGTACAGAGCCGACAGGTTTTAGTGCTTATGCAAAGGAGCAGTTGCAGAAAAGCATGGGGGGAAATTGGCTGCAAAGTGCCACGGTTGAGTTTGATGACATTACTGATTCTGGTGTACAAGGGCTTTTGGATCAAGCATCGAGTAAAGGCACCAATCATGATGCCATCCGAGTTAATCTTCCGCCTAAAGAATCACGAGTGACGACACCTGTCAGTGGTTCTCATGCTTATTTCAGTGGCTCAGCGAATGATCTTACCAATCAGATGTCAACGCTGGTTGATTTAACCGCTGCAAGTTCTGCAGTGGCTAAGTTTAAGGCTTGGTATGATATCGAGTCTGATTATGATTACGGCTATCTGATGGTGACTACCGCTGCGGGTAATGTGTATGTTGAGGGGAATATAACCACTAATGATGATCCTCAAGGAATTAATAAAGGCAATGGGATCACCGGAAAATCAAATGGATGGATTGATGCTGAGTTTGATCTGAGTGCATTTGCTGGTCAAGCCTTCAATCTTGCGTTTGTTTATGAATCTGATGCAGGTACCTCTAATTCTGGACTATATATTGATGATTTTAGTGTTGAAGCCGATGGTATCGAATTGTTAGTTGCCAATGCTGATGAACCCAATAGCGAAATATTTACCTTTTCAGGTTTTGCTGCAGACTCAGGTATTAACTATACCGATCATTATTATTTACTTGAATGGCGGACACATCATGGTGTCGACAGTGCCTTAGCTTATATTAACGGCAAGGGTGAGACCCTGGTTTATGAAGAAGGGATGTTGATCTGGTATGTTGATGGTAAGTATGCAGATAATTGGGTCGGAATACACCCAGGAGATGGCTTTTTAGGGATTGTTGATGCAGATCAGCGAACGCTAAAATGGAGTGACGGTGAAGTAGCTTCAAGCCGTTACCAGATCCATGATGCCACTTTTAGTATCGATAGACATGAAAAAATGTTCTTAGATCTTGAAGAGTTATATGGTATTTCCCTTAGAGATAATCATGTTAAAGGGCAGCGGATGTTCAATGATCGTAAACGTTATATCGGTAGAGATATTCCTGATTCTGGTAGAAATGTCACCAATTACGGGTTAAAAATACGGGTGATTAACCAAAGTGAAGATAGAAGTGTAGGTGCGATCCAAATCTATCGTTAA
- the metA gene encoding homoserine O-succinyltransferase, which produces MPVKIPDDLPAAEILESENIFVMSETRAANQDIRPMKVLILNLMPNKIETETQLLRLLGNTPLQVDVDLLRIHDKESKHTSTDHMNDFYRDFETVRQKNYDGLIITGAPLGQIEFEDVSYWDHICEIIDWSQQHVTSVLFLCWAAHAALFHLYGLNRKLLNKKRTGVFLHRRTSQHFPLLRGFDDEFFAPHSRFAEMNINELKCHPDLKVLTESEEAGAYMILSRNNRNLFVMGHPEYQKSTLKDEYCRDLAEGMDPEVPQNYFTQDNPDLIPIARWHGHGSLLVSNWLNYYVYQLTPYNLDDMTGITPWENDN; this is translated from the coding sequence ATGCCAGTTAAAATCCCAGATGATCTGCCTGCTGCAGAGATTTTAGAATCTGAAAACATTTTTGTCATGTCCGAAACTCGGGCAGCTAATCAAGATATTCGCCCCATGAAGGTGCTTATCTTGAATCTGATGCCGAATAAAATTGAAACAGAAACTCAACTATTAAGATTACTTGGAAACACACCTCTGCAGGTTGATGTTGATCTGTTAAGGATCCATGACAAGGAATCAAAACACACTTCTACTGATCATATGAATGATTTTTATCGTGATTTTGAGACCGTACGGCAAAAAAATTATGATGGCTTGATTATTACTGGTGCACCGTTAGGTCAAATTGAATTTGAAGATGTCAGTTATTGGGACCATATTTGTGAAATTATTGATTGGTCACAGCAACATGTCACTTCGGTGCTTTTTTTATGCTGGGCTGCCCATGCTGCGCTATTTCATCTTTACGGTTTAAACCGAAAGCTGCTTAATAAGAAACGAACAGGTGTTTTTCTTCATCGCCGTACCAGTCAACACTTTCCTTTGTTAAGGGGGTTCGACGATGAATTTTTTGCACCTCACTCACGTTTTGCTGAAATGAATATCAATGAGCTTAAATGCCACCCTGATTTGAAAGTGCTTACTGAATCTGAAGAGGCGGGGGCCTACATGATCTTGAGCCGTAATAACCGTAATTTGTTTGTAATGGGTCATCCAGAATATCAAAAGTCGACGTTAAAAGATGAATATTGTCGCGATTTGGCTGAAGGCATGGATCCGGAAGTGCCGCAAAATTATTTTACTCAAGATAATCCAGACCTCATTCCAATCGCTCGCTGGCATGGTCATGGTAGCTTGTTAGTCAGTAATTGGCTCAATTATTATGTTTATCAGCTTACGCCTTATAATTTAGATGATATGACAGGGATCACGCCTTGGGAGAATGATAACTAG
- a CDS encoding YbaY family lipoprotein, producing the protein MKKWLKPVSPLMWVIGLVSVSLLSACATPNAGIEIQGEVWFKERIALPPEAVLTVQVKDVSLMDVPAVVIAEIERGDVTTPAPFQFLINRDQFEEGHTYHIGAKISLNGKLMFINAQAYKIDLDSSVPMSVLVQKVGH; encoded by the coding sequence ATGAAAAAATGGTTAAAGCCAGTTTCCCCATTAATGTGGGTAATAGGATTGGTGTCAGTGAGTTTGCTTTCAGCTTGTGCTACGCCCAATGCTGGGATCGAAATTCAGGGAGAGGTTTGGTTTAAAGAGCGCATTGCTCTACCACCTGAAGCTGTATTAACGGTTCAAGTTAAGGACGTGTCGCTGATGGATGTGCCTGCTGTTGTTATTGCTGAAATAGAAAGAGGCGATGTGACAACACCTGCACCATTTCAATTTTTGATCAACCGGGATCAGTTTGAAGAGGGGCATACTTATCACATTGGTGCCAAAATTAGTCTTAATGGCAAACTGATGTTTATTAACGCTCAAGCATACAAGATAGATTTGGACTCAAGTGTTCCTATGTCTGTTTTGGTACAAAAAGTCGGTCATTAG
- the ompW gene encoding outer membrane protein OmpW produces the protein MKKNLIVGLMTSALFSVGFTASAFAHQAGDVIVRVGVATVTPNESSPVVAGIAEFGVSNDTQLGLNFGYMLTDNIGIELLAASPFSHDISLGSLGKIAETKQLPPTLVAQYYFGSADETLRPYVGVGVNFTNFYDNEFTQSGKEAGLSDLSLTNSWGLAAQVGIDYQVNSNWLVNASVWYAKISTDVTFNLSDSPQKIATDIDPWVYMVSVGYIF, from the coding sequence ATGAAAAAAAATCTAATTGTTGGTTTAATGACTTCGGCCTTATTTTCTGTTGGTTTTACCGCTTCAGCGTTCGCTCACCAAGCGGGTGATGTGATTGTTCGTGTCGGTGTTGCCACTGTTACTCCAAACGAATCTAGTCCAGTTGTTGCAGGAATTGCAGAATTTGGCGTGTCTAATGATACTCAGCTTGGTTTGAATTTTGGTTATATGTTGACTGATAATATCGGTATTGAATTACTTGCGGCGTCACCATTTAGCCATGATATTTCATTAGGCTCACTTGGTAAGATTGCTGAAACTAAGCAATTACCACCGACATTAGTGGCTCAGTATTATTTTGGTTCAGCAGACGAGACATTACGTCCTTATGTTGGCGTTGGTGTTAATTTCACGAATTTTTACGATAATGAGTTTACTCAAAGTGGAAAAGAAGCAGGTCTGTCTGACTTAAGTCTTACAAATTCTTGGGGCCTTGCAGCTCAGGTGGGTATTGATTATCAAGTGAATAGCAACTGGCTTGTTAATGCATCGGTTTGGTATGCAAAGATCAGTACCGATGTGACCTTTAATTTAAGTGATAGCCCTCAAAAAATAGCCACTGATATTGATCCATGGGTTTATATGGTTAGTGTAGGTTATATATTCTAA
- a CDS encoding nucleotidyltransferase family protein, with amino-acid sequence MSYYGNDEQTLVSNEALLIAWIRQDPVRMRALSLVNSLNLPQGMIAAGFVRNLVWDRLHKMTSCTPLNDIDVIYFESTDLSTETDKLYELKLRELAPDLLWSVKNQARMHMRNGDKPYHSSLDAMSYWPEQETAIGVSLAFAEENELQLVSAFGLESLFNLQLTPNPKRLRAVFEARLSKKAWLRDYPKLNVDE; translated from the coding sequence GTGTCTTATTATGGCAATGATGAACAAACCTTAGTGAGCAATGAAGCATTACTGATTGCTTGGATACGTCAAGATCCAGTGAGAATGCGAGCACTTAGCCTTGTTAACAGCTTGAATTTACCTCAGGGGATGATTGCTGCAGGATTTGTGAGAAATCTCGTGTGGGATAGGTTACATAAGATGACATCATGTACTCCGCTTAATGACATTGACGTGATTTATTTTGAGTCAACTGACCTATCAACCGAAACCGATAAGCTTTATGAACTAAAGCTAAGAGAGTTAGCCCCAGATTTACTTTGGTCTGTTAAAAATCAAGCTAGAATGCACATGCGTAATGGGGATAAGCCCTATCATTCATCGCTAGATGCCATGAGTTATTGGCCAGAGCAGGAGACGGCTATTGGGGTGAGCTTAGCATTTGCTGAGGAAAATGAATTGCAACTTGTCTCGGCTTTTGGCCTTGAATCACTGTTTAATCTTCAGTTGACTCCCAATCCTAAGCGCCTACGTGCTGTATTTGAGGCACGTCTTAGTAAGAAAGCTTGGTTAAGGGATTACCCTAAACTTAATGTAGATGAGTAA